From the Juglans microcarpa x Juglans regia isolate MS1-56 chromosome 3D, Jm3101_v1.0, whole genome shotgun sequence genome, the window AGTAATAACCGCAAGGATATTGGTGGATCTCCCTACGGCCAGACTTGGCGTGTTCTTTGTCGTAATCTCAACTCTGAAGTTCTCCACCCTGCCAGAGTGAAATCTTACTCTCTGGAATGCAAGCGGATCTCGGGAACATTGGTTAACAGCTTCAACCAGTGTTTCTTGCATGGCGATCAGCCCGTTCGTGTGTTCGATCATATCCACCATACAGTTTTTTCCTTGTTCATTCTCATGGCTTTTGGCAATGTCAATGATAGCACGATTAGAGAAGTTGAACGCATTCAAGCTGAACTTATTTTCAACTACGACCAGTTCACTGTGTTCTCCAGCTGGCCAAGGTTGGGGAAATTGCTGTTCAGAGATCGTTGGAAGAGGTACTCGAATATCTTGAAGAGTCAGGTGAAATAATCTTGCCACAAATCAGAGCTCGAAAAAAGTTAAAGCAAGAGGAAAGCAAACAATCTGAGTTGGTATCATACACCGATACCTTACTAGATATGCAAAtgaatgatgatcatgatcaggaaGCTGGCAAGTTTGAGGAAGCTGATATACTGAGTTTGTGCTCATAGTTCATCAATGCCGGCACCGACACAAGCCTAATGACGCTACAGTGGATCATGGCAAATATAGTGAAGCACCCACACATTCAAGCCAagcttttttctaaaatcaaggCGGTGGTGGGAGAAGGAGCCGAAGAGACTAAGGAGGAAAATGTGCAGAAGATGACATATTTGAAAGTAGTGATTCTCGAGACTCTAAGAATTCACCCGCCAAGTACCTTCTTGGTACCTAATGCAGTCTCAGAAGATTCAGAACTTCTTGGCTACAAAATCCCGAAAGATACGACAGTGAACTTCGTGATATCACTGATGGGGTGGGATCCAAAGGAGTGGGAGAATCCAATGGAGTTTAGGCCGGAGAGGTTGCTGAATCGTGAAGAAAATGGAGAACCAGATTGAGGGTCTGATGTTACAGCGTACATGATGATGTCGTTTGGTTATGGGAGGAGGATCTTTCCAGGGAAAAGATTAGCCCTGCTTAATCTGGagtattttgtttcaaatttggtGTGGAATTTTGAGTGGAAACCAGTGGACAGAGAAGGTGTTGATCTTTCGGATAAGGAGGAGTTCTTGATGGTGATGAAGAATCCTCTGCGAGCCCACGTATCTCCAAGAATCAAATGAAAGCTTAGGATTGCAGTCatctagaataataataataataatacatgaatttattcatttgtttgttttgctaattTAGATGGTCGGCCACGCTGATCTGTTCGTGTCTGGGCTTATTAATTGCCCATTATGTTTGCTAAAGGGAAATACTTTATATACATAGGGATTATATAGAAgtaacactacaacaaataaagtcttttgggacaaaaagtTCCATTCCAAAAGACtgaaattttgtcccaaaatatattttgggacaaaaaaaaCATCCCAAGGTCGCCCCAGTAAAACTGTCTCAAAAGGTATTTTAGGACGAAAATTAcaaatttgtcccaaaaaaaatcttttgaaatgaaatttagTTGGACCATTTGATCACAGtcgaatggaattttttttttgagacgattgaAATTCGTCTCAGAAAGTCATTCGAATGGTggaaataacgttcgaacaatatgTCTGTTTGAATGGATACTTCATGGCGGGTCGATTGATACCAGTCTGTTcgaccaaatacacatgaagaaacatTTGAAGAAACAAATTGATGATCGAACGTAAATTAAGCCGTTCGAACGTGTTTGAGACGGAAAGAATGAATTGCCTGTTCAAACTTATTTAAACGAGGGGCAACTTTTTTTTACCATTCGAACTCTAACTTGTGAGGTTCAAAAGGTTATGTCTGATGtataatgttcgaacatttgataacagttcgaacggttagtattttcatggacaatactaatttaaaaccaaatagatatttatatttcaaaaatacattgtaaattgttcaatataaataaaactaatctaataagtgagaactaaataataatactaataatgttatcagtacatatataattattcaatatgCAAAACAATTCTAACGAAAATCAATTGTTTGAAGGtatgaattgttgcataagcatctaCATTTGAAGCTACATCTGTCTTTGTTgatcttgcatttggagttgcatctctctttgttgatcttcttgctaTTTTAATCGCATCTCTATGTTTGtttgtttcgtcaattgagcctctaactcatactgttttgcaatcaattcttcGATCCTAGAATTTACATTCTTTAACGCAATAGCAGTTGTACTTTGCGTTGATGAAGAGTCTAAAAGTTTTATATAGtaacccaaacccctcaaatatattgaacgttgacccagaacttgtgtaaaaatttcaacatcacttgttgatgaattctgATCTAATAAAACTTCAACATGGaaggcaaccattttatcctaaacacaccatataaaattaatattgacacaataatttaaatatatttaattaaaaaaaattataatacttacataattctcacgagtATCGGGATGGGTCcacttttcattactattagtatgtgatgcagcatataattttgtcagatcataattggtgtctaACTCTTTCTAGAAGagacattgttaatttatttgttttgtttataataCTTCGCTCCGGCATAGAAGCTGTAAAAattagtaagtgaaaattacaaatagGACACATagagaattcatttaatttaccttatatgatagATCCTCACACATGTCGCAAAAGTTTTCCCAATTTTCAGGTcagacatcctgaaaaggatgttaGCGTGTATCTTCCTTGTTCTTGTATttcttgtaatgctcgtgaCACATCACCTTATACTTGCGGAATGCACGACACATCAGCTCTTcaacagtcttacgctcctctcttcgaccaaaatttagttcgaagtcatccttgaaaaaattatataaataaaaatattattatttagaatattaaataatatttatataaatttattatttaaatattacgtaccaaacaacgcttcttcataagctctttcacatcttgcgagactttatgccatgaacttgtaaccaaaggtgcataagtttgtgtaagagcacccacatgcaatacaagccaagctgcttgttgtccctcgcATCCGGTATATTCATCagaaatgttaatcttaatctTACCTACTTTACGATATCTCTCCAACTTCACACCTCTAATAGTGTCTCATCTGTGATgagattgtactgttatctctacaaaataatatttaattatttgtctcgtatcaattatcaattatcttaattgaaaaaatgagtattagctatttaccttgttcCATAGAGTCAGTCTCTATTGGTGAGTCAGACGGAAAGCTAGGAACAAGTGGAAATGGaatgcgaacttccttcctctttggtggcaaAATTGCGAGATACTatataatgtgaacacaaaatcGATCAATCATCTATATCAGtttcatctgtagatacttcagatgactcaacactttgatcaactaTCGGCTCaactatttcagcctcaatatttTCGCTATCTAATTGGATCACCTCATACTaactcaaatccacaaataagttaaaggtAAGTTGGCtctcttgatatgcttcttgagtaaagggatcatcttcttcatcatcttgtCCCTCTGCCTTAGGGACAacgtcataaatatttctaggagaaaacttttatattacttgccattgatttcttaattggggatcgtctaaatagaatacttgagatgcttgagaagtcaaaataaaatgatcatcttcataccatttttttatgtattaatattcagaaaatattcatcgtGGCATTTTCCCCTTtaaggattgcttaaatcccaccaatcacacttcaatatataaaccacaaacTCTCtcacatatctcattccaattatatctacgATAACTCTATAGAAATCAACATTGTCTCCATCATGACTCCCTTCGACAAGGATactattattttgtattttcctataaagttttcgatcaattgtgtgatacctactttcTCGAGAAATACATGTAGAATATTGAGCAGCACGTTTCAAGGGGCCATGTGCCAGTGCATATAGTTCGTCTGATATATCGTTCGGATtactcacatatatatgtacaacctacatattaaataaagtataaacattcaaccgtTAATAATCCAgtctattttaaatatgtttgtgcaaaatctcatatgtattaatgtcattacccgttaTTCGAACCATTTCGGAAACTCCTGTTCATGTCTCTAGTCTATATTATTTACTCCCAAGTTTtttagcacgttaatatgatcactgaaattaaaaactACCAAGAACAAGTATATTCGTATAactgtttaataagtaaattcaatgattaattaacaattaatttgaacttacttcaagtgaCTCTCTATCTTAGGGCAGTTATTTAGCATATACCACTAAACTTTCTCGAATTTCatttcacacaaatcataaccgCACTGAGCACCAAGTTGACGTACTTGTtggaaaaatacagaaaatccgTTTCATTGTCTTGtttggtcaacatcaaagtttctttccggcCGATCAAACATTGTGTCAATGCCgtggaagtatttggaacagaaggtataccaatcatcatcaatatatgtttctgtAATTGATCCTTCTGGGCAGACCTTATTACCCACTATGCGTTTCAACTTTATAAGAAACCGTTCAATgagatacatccatctatactggactGGTACTGCAAGTcaagcctcacgtggcaaatgaacggctaagtGAACCATGATGTCGAAGAATGACAGTGGGTAAATACTCTCCAACTTACACAATAGTATAGCAATTTATTGTTCCATATGatccaaaacttctacattcaacattctagcacataaatctttaaaaaatgcacccaactcaatTACCTCAACCCGCACATCTCTGGTAAAAACTCCACGGATACTTATAGGCAAGAtacgttgtaaaaatacatgataaTCACAGCTTTTTAGTTTAGTAATTTTCTAATCATTTGTTCgtacacaccttgttagattcgagacATACCTGTCCAATAATTTAATCTTCTGcaaccactcacaaaatatAGTCATTtcgttccttgacaatgtataccacccaattggcatgtaaaCAAACAAACCACTTTGTTGCAAATACATTTTAGGTATAATTCTCAACCACTTTAGATCTTTccgtgagtttatattatctttcgttttaccttcaattgatATCAACGTTCCTAACACAgactcacatatatttttctcaagagtaatgctacacaacctccacaacctccacacaccacattctttaattttttttaaaactttttttgagcttattctttttaaactaattcaattcttctatttattattcatatattaaatatttgataaaagaaaaaaattttaaaaattaaaaaaagtgtggtgtatggaggttgtgtgaatagtaggaggttgtgtagattttttcttttttcaatatgcataacatcaagacTATGCCGCAATTTTAACATCGACAAGTAagggagttcaaaaaatatactcttctttatccaattcaactcatt encodes:
- the LOC121255223 gene encoding cytochrome P450 89A2-like, whose protein sequence is MAFGNVNDSTIREVERIQAELIFNYDQFTVFSSWPRLGKLLFRDRWKRYSNILKSQFINAGTDTSLMTLQWIMANIVKHPHIQAKLFSKIKAVVGEGAEETKEENVQKMTYLKVVILETLRIHPPSTFLVPNAVSEDSELLGYKIPKDTTVNFVISLMGWDPKEWENPMEFRPERLLNREENGEPD